The sequence ACAAAACATTTGATCTCCGACAGTTCTGACTTCACACACGACATGTGTAAACTTTATTCTGCCACTCCATTAAATTCTGTATATTTTAGGCATGCcctgaatgtgtttattttccttccaGGTGATCGTTGGAAATGACAAAGCGTTCACATACGACTTTGTCTTTGACCCCATGACCGAGCAGGAGGAAGTATTCAACTCTGCCGTGTCCTCACTTTTGGTTGGCCTATTCAAAGGTAAACCGGACCGTGTATAGGAGGAATACAGTGCCGATGCTCCTGGCCCATTACTACAACATGGTAtggacaggaaaaaaaaaaaaaactagctgGAGGCTGCTGTGTTTGTATAGTGGCTCATCttagactatttttaaatgtagaaaCACTTATTTTAAAACTAGAGGAAAGACTACATTCAGTTTCTTAAAATCTTAAATCTCAAGATGACTGAAGCTGAGCCTAAAATTAATTTAGCATAAATTACAATACATAGTCAGAGAAGCCTCTGCACAGATTGCTGCTGCTTCTTCGGCAGTGATAAAACTATTACATTCTGTCCTCTGCAGGTTACAATGCCACGGTGTTGGCTTACGGGCAGACTGGCTCTGGGAAAACTTTCTCAATGGGCGGCACTTACACTTCGGCCCAGGAGAACGAGCCGACTGTAGGGGTCATCCCCAGGGTCATCAAGAGGATCTtccaggagaaggagaagaggaCTGACACTGAattcacactgactgtgtcCTACCTAGAGGTGAGAGACCATGATAGTCACAATTTAAAACCACTATTTAATCCCTTAGTTTGCTGTTTTCCCTTCTAATTGCTATACTTCATATCCAGGTTAGTCTGTAGGTGATGCTACAGTGCTCTTATGAAATCCAAATTTACACCTCCAGAGAACAAGTAAAGCAGTGCCATATGTTTAAATATGAGTAGATGTCTTGCCAATTCTCATAACAGACCTACCTGTATGTAACAACAACTGTGGGATCTGTGCTTTCAATGCTGAATGTAGCAGAATACCATATGGACGTTTTTGGCCACCTGCTGCTCTGTCCATCTGTGTAGATCAGCCTTTTTGTTCCTTAAAACTTTGAAAGGAGTGGTTACCATGTTTCATTCAAAGGTGTAGGCGATTTCTGTAGCACAAGATACAGGTGAACTGTGAACAGGGAAGTTTGCTAACTTATTTGCACTTTATGATTGTGTGGAAACCTTACAACTTCCATTTTGACCTGGTCTGAGATACTCTTGCATTAACAGCCGTGATGTGGTTTGATTCTGTAGATCTATAATGAGGAAATTATCGACCTGCTGTGTACGTCGAAAGATAAGCCACCAATCAGCATCCGTGAAGATCCTAAGGAAGGGATTAAGGTGAGTGCCCTGTCACCCGGCTCAACTAGTACATTGTCCTACCAACTTACAAGTTAATTGTAATTTTTTCATTGTATCGTAGAAAGGAGATTCAGTTAGTAGTGTGGCAAGCTTGTTCAAACCGCTCAGACACAGTTAGCCTTTATGGCTCAGTAATGGGAGGCTTTGACATgcgtgtatttttattttccccacTTCTTAGATTGTGGGCCTCACGGAGAAGGAGGTGTTCTGTGCCGTGGAGATGGTGGGTTGTCTGGAGCACGGGAATGCTGCCCGTACGGTCGCCTCCACCGCCATGAATTCGGCGTCATCTCGATCCCACGCCATTTTCACCATCACCCTCGAACAGAAGAGGAGCTCAGATAAGTAAGCCACGGAGATGCTTGGGAGACGGCACTCCCCTGAACAACTTCCTTGGTTTAATTTGAAccagatttttatattttgggaATATCGGTGCCCTTAAAGAAGAGGGGGATGAAAGGAAATGTCGATTTTCTCCATTTGAAACGATAAAATACTCTGCCTGCATTACCAGATCTTTTAAGATTTCCAGGACGATTTaaagttttgcattttgaagtCATTATTGCAGGCTGTTTCAGCttgtttgaatgtatttattttcttcctctgCAAGAAGTGATTCTGTCACCTCCAAGCTGCACCTGGTAGACCTGGCTGGCTCAGAGAGGCAGAAGAAAACCAAGGCTGAAGGAGACCGGCTGAAAGAAGGTGGGTGTCTGTCTGAAGGGGAGATTAGGTGGGGCGGAAGGGCTGAAAGATGGGAATTCATAAAGCACTCTGTTCATCATACTTACAGACTTCCTTTGTTTCAGGGATCAATATTAACCGGGGGCTGCTGTCACTGGGCAATGTGATCAGCGCTCTTGGCGATGAGAGTAAGAAGGGCAGCTTTGTGCCCTACAGAGACTCCAAACTGACCCGTCTCCTGCAGGGTGGGTGCCTGTGTGGATCAATTTCTCCGTTTCCAGCCTGATgtgatataaatattttaacacGTAGTCTAACAAAAGTATAGAGCTGTTCCAATTCATGATTGGCAATGTTGGGAGCTTTTCAAATGTCTGTTTTTTGAATTGCTGAATTGTACATTGAAGCAGCTTTTAACTGTGAAAAGATACTAAATGAATTGTGGAACCTGCTACATGACAGAATTTCTCCTTGTGAACTAACACCGGGTGCTGTTTCTGTTAGACTCGCTGGGCGGCAACAGCCACACCCTGATGATCGCGTGCGTGAGTCCTGCCGATTCCAACATGGAGGAGACCATCAACACGCTGCGGTACGCGGACCGGGCCCGCAAGATCAAGAACAAGCCCATCGTCAACATTGACCCAAGAACCGCGGAGATGAAACGTCTGAAACAGCAGGTAAGGGCCATTGAACTCGTTGGATGTGTCGATGTAGAGTGTGGAAGGGGACCGAGTGGAAGATAGGAGTGCTAGAGGAGCAAAATCATGAATTAATGTGACCAATCTTTCTTGTCCTATAAAAACAgattaagaaacaaacaaattaagaaaatgaaTATGGACTAGTCTGTTCTGgctgattaattaaaaataataataataatgtgtaatgCTTAatccaattcaattcattttagtgcttctgctttttttatttttttattataatgcaGCTTATAGcaggtttatttttaatgagatTTTCCCTTCAGGTTCAAGAGCTGCAAGTGATGCTGCTGCACGCCCGTGGCGGTGTGGCACCGGTGCTCAGTGGGTGAGTTCAAGGGTTAACACTTGCACAGGCAGAGATTTTGAGTCTTAATTGGAGCAGCATCTTCACTATCTGAGATACAGTGCTCTATTATGTACTTCTCATACTGTAACTCTGCACTGTTGACAGAATGCCTGTGTCCAACTGAAgcattttattcatgtttttttttaagccaaTGTAAGTAAGATTTATATTAGCCTGCATGTCTCATGTCTAAGTGCTACATATCCCCCTCCTAATCTCAGGTCCGAGCCGGCCGGTAACGTGAAAGAGATCCTGGAAAAGAACCGCTGCTTGCAGGACGAGAACAGCAAACTGAGCCGTGAACTCAGCGAGGCTGTGGGACAGACAGCCCAGATGTTTGAAAGAATCATTCTGGTGAGCAGCAAAGTCCTAATCTAGACCTTTCAGTGGACCTATACTTGTCTGAACTGTAACAGAAAACTTAAAGATGCGATTTGGCTTCTATTCGTAGACCGAACAAGCAAATGACAGGCTGCAGACCAAGCTGGAGGAACTGAAACAACACGCAGCGTAAGTATCGCCCGCCTCTGATGACCTCGGTCTGCTCCACATTGCCTGAAAGCTTCATGTGAAGTTCTCGTTGTAGTTGCAAGATCGACCTGCAGAGGGTGGTAGAGACCCTGGAAGACCAGGAGCTGAAAGAGAACGTGGAGGTGATCCGCAGTTTGCAGCAAGTCATTGTACATCTACAGGTGACTATACTCGGTATTTAAGGCTGGCCTCATTTTCCATTGCAGTTTAGAGAAGACTCTGCTATTACACTGCTGCTCagactgaatgaatgaatgtttCCCTTGGATGTAATGTATTCGAAGAACCTTGACCCGATACCCAGTGTTTAAGGACTGTTAGATTTCCACACCCAAAATTACTCATGCTAGGCCAGGATTAGAGCTGAATGTGGCCTGTGAAACCAGGCAAGTGGAGCCTTGCGATCTTATCCATATTCTGCTCTGAAGTCGGTGGTTGCTCACTGCTGGTGCCTGTCATTCCTCTGCAGGATGAGAGTGCTGGAATAGCAGCTTCCATTGAGGCCATGGCGGAGGAGTGTACCTCACCAGCGGGAGATGAGCAGGAGAGTCCCTCGGATAAGGACCCGAGTGGAAGACCTGCGGGAGATTCAACAGTGAGTACCTCTCTACATAGCTTTATATAGATGTGGTGTAATTTTCATTGATTATGTATCCCTACGAAAAATTATTTTCTCAGGAAATGCGTTAATATATATGCAATAAAGTGCTTCCATGTAATGtggttttgtttcagtatttaaatGTACCACAATCTTACAATGGCACTTAAAATATACAGATCATAAATGCACATTTGttgattaaaaatatgaaatggaCAATACTACTTcacacttttgaaagtgattcACATAGTTGAATTTTATGTTCTTCATTCTCTGAATAACGATAAATGGTTCATTTTTGAGTTCATATTTATgttaagaaatgttttaaagcTTTAAATCCATTTATATTTCCCTCCAGACTAATTCGTCAGATAAACGTTCATCTGAGGTGTTTACTACCCAGCATGCTTTGCGGCAAGCACAGATGTCTAAGGAGCTGATTGAGCTCAACAATGTCCTGGCCCTAAAGGAGGAATTTGTCAGAAAAATGTGTCAGAACGACAGTCACTTGGAGCCCATCCAGACTGAGTACCAGGTAGGGGAGTGGCGAGCTGGTGTCCCTGTGTTAGAAATGTGAAGTACAGCCTGCTGTGTTTGACTTGTCTCTTTACTTTTCCAGATGGCAATTAACATTTATTGTACTTTAGCTGTTTTTCAGTAGTATTTTATCCATTTAAAAATGCAGCATTCCTGAATGTACAATAAAGCAAATGTTTTGATGATCATGCTGATTACCAGTTAGAAAGATCTCATGTGACCTGCAATAGAGATCAGTGTAAGTGCATTTCAAAATTTGATTATGTAAACTTAGTTCCAATTCTCATTTGCATTGGTGTGTGTTGAACGCATGGCCGTAGGAAAATGTGAAGACCCTTCAGACTGAGGTTGGATCTTTGCAAAAGGAGAAGGAGGAACTCATACTGGCTCTCCATTCTGCCAAAAAGGACACTAACCAGGCCAAGTAAGTCTCGCATCTTATTCCACTGAAAGATATTTACAAAGTTTCCTTAAGAAGACATTGAAAGCAAAGAACCATTATCGGCAGAGCTTTTTAAATGCGAAGTTTGGAAAAGCACATTTACAGTATTATTTCTATCTAGATCAGGCTTGCGGTCGTATAAAGGAACTTGACTGCCAATTCCTTCAAAGGTTTTATTAATGTCTATATTCAAGCAGCCTTTGTTTTTTGGGTTGTGCTGAAGCAGTGAAATTATAGGATGAGAAATGAGAGATTTAAGTGTTTCTGCAATGGTCACGTCTGTTCCAGCTGATTGAGGCTGTTGTAAATCATGTTTTTTAACTTGAAGAGCTGAATTTCGCTTCATAGTCATATTTAGGTTTTGCCAGGCTTTTCTTTTGACAGTGCCAGTCTTTGTGCCTTAGGGTCAGCGAGCAGCGCAGGAAGCGGCTGCAGGAGCTCGAGCACCAGCTGACGGACCTCAAGAAGAAACTGCTGGAGCAGTCCAAGCTGCTGAAACTCAAGGAGACCTCTGTGCGCAACGTTTCCAAACTCAACCAAGAGATCCAGGTAAAACGCCACCcctcacaccacacacacccaaGAAAGCCTATTCAAGCCGGTGCACAATTCACACCTGACCCAAACCACAAACCAGTCCCTTGTAAACATCCAGTAGATGTTGTGTTTGTGGTGTAACATAGTGAAACTTCCCTGCAGGCGATGAAAGGCCAGCGAGTCCAGCTGATGAGGCAGATGAAGGAAGACTCTGAAAAGTTTCGCCTGTGGAAGCAAAAGAAAGATAAGGAGGTCCTACAGCTGAAGGAGAAGGTGAGGCTGAACAGACAGTCCCACACTGAGAGTTGGACATCTTATGATTTACTTGCTACAAATGGTTTTAACCTGTGGGTTAAAAAATCAGAGTGCCCATTTTCCTgcctctgaaaaaaaaaaaaaagcagtgatCTGTACGTTGTGCTGGTGCTCTAAGTGACTAAGAAATAACGGGACTTCTCAGCTTTATAGCTTGGTTGTTCCTGAGTTGTGTGGAAGAGCTTGGTGTCAAATGTTACACCATATGAACATTTTCAATTTCTCTCAGGATCGAAAGAGGCAATATGAGATGCTGAAGCTGGAGAGAGACTTCCAGAAACAGGCGAACGTTTTGAGGCGCAAAACCGAGGAGGTGAGGGCTCAGTGTGATCTGTCCCTTCTTAATCGACCCTCATCTAGGTTCCCCCAGGTTTGGTCAGAAAATGAAGCAACTTCTGGTGGGGGTTTTGTGGTGTCTAGTTATATTGGGTTTACATATTCTATCAAAGTTGTATAATCTGTGTTCTTATTCACGTGATGAAAATGAAATCAAAGGACCCCTCCATACCataaatttaaatgcatgtggcAAACCATAGTCTCTGTTGgccttgattttaattttatttaaacaaaaaatacagactgAACACAGTATGGAGAAAGTGAATATCTGAAAGTAGATTTTATTCTCCATGTTTCTTAATATTCTAAAGAAATCTATTTGTTCTCAATGGTCCTTGTTGTAATAAGCATGTAATCTTTTGTGGAGGGAAATAAGTTGGCTTTGGGGCTACTTAATGTTGGTTGAATTTTCCATGACTGTTAAAGATCTGTGCTTTTGTTTCTTGGCTCCCTCAGTAGGAATGATTTTCCTAAAATGTTGTGGGTAATAACTGTGTCTGGTGGCTTCAGGCTGCTGCGGCGAACAAACGTCTTAAGGATGCCCTTCTGAAGAGGAGCGAGGCCGCGGAGAAACGCAAAGACAGTCAGCACCGCGGGATGGAAGGCATGGCCGGCAGAGTCAAGGTATTTTCTTCTCTAGAAATCACAGCTGATGATCGAGGCCACTGCCATCCAAAAGTCAGGATGAGATTCCACTGACTATAATACTGTAAGGAAGCTCAGAACAAgcaactattttatttatttcttatttgaaaaaagctctgtTAATGCAGGGGTGTAAGGAAAACACCACCTAGTTTTTCTCCCAAAACTTACTTTACTgtaaaaccaaaataataaatacactctCGAAGCACATATTTTATTACTAGGTCAGTTGTTTATATGGGGACTGTCCTAGAAACAAATTAATACTTTTTAACAAGTCTTTCAGCACAAGAGGCAAATTTTAAACTTGTAACTGAAAAATGGCATTAAAACTTGTGCTTCTGCCCAATGAAAGCACTTAACACACCACTCTAAAATGG is a genomic window of Amia ocellicauda isolate fAmiCal2 chromosome 10, fAmiCal2.hap1, whole genome shotgun sequence containing:
- the kif4 gene encoding kinesin family member 4; amino-acid sequence: MTREDEKGIPVRVVLRCRPLVSKEINEGCQSCLTFVPGEQQVIVGNDKAFTYDFVFDPMTEQEEVFNSAVSSLLVGLFKGYNATVLAYGQTGSGKTFSMGGTYTSAQENEPTVGVIPRVIKRIFQEKEKRTDTEFTLTVSYLEIYNEEIIDLLCTSKDKPPISIREDPKEGIKIVGLTEKEVFCAVEMVGCLEHGNAARTVASTAMNSASSRSHAIFTITLEQKRSSDKSDSVTSKLHLVDLAGSERQKKTKAEGDRLKEGININRGLLSLGNVISALGDESKKGSFVPYRDSKLTRLLQDSLGGNSHTLMIACVSPADSNMEETINTLRYADRARKIKNKPIVNIDPRTAEMKRLKQQVQELQVMLLHARGGVAPVLSGSEPAGNVKEILEKNRCLQDENSKLSRELSEAVGQTAQMFERIILTEQANDRLQTKLEELKQHAACKIDLQRVVETLEDQELKENVEVIRSLQQVIVHLQDESAGIAASIEAMAEECTSPAGDEQESPSDKDPSGRPAGDSTTNSSDKRSSEVFTTQHALRQAQMSKELIELNNVLALKEEFVRKMCQNDSHLEPIQTEYQENVKTLQTEVGSLQKEKEELILALHSAKKDTNQAKVSEQRRKRLQELEHQLTDLKKKLLEQSKLLKLKETSVRNVSKLNQEIQAMKGQRVQLMRQMKEDSEKFRLWKQKKDKEVLQLKEKDRKRQYEMLKLERDFQKQANVLRRKTEEAAAANKRLKDALLKRSEAAEKRKDSQHRGMEGMAGRVKNWLLNEVEVLVSTEEARRHLRDLLEDRKILAEEISQLKQQMEAGVRPAAKIRRRTFTTAELENKGELEASIGKQVENLQTEMGLRSAQIADLQQKVLDADNEERVKQRWETITTILEAKCALKFMMGELVTAKVTNFKLESDLKQEKVNFTDLQRALFDERKLMSEMEMEHQGHLVDLEQRHQEKVLYLLSQLQNKTKPTVDDKPEESDREKELLQRLKFQEAEIEKMKELSEQNQKLIEENEFFKQKLALLQVASGKKMTSLLSVPNQSPDSSFEYVPPKPKGRRFTTARAPSLAPPVSLEDLVSLSESEEEEEEDEWVPVKPASTRNSKRSSGCACKGRCSNKLCRCRKGKTNCGENCQCDPARCRNLEVPSTGMDTTESEETSKDSESSFRPHDPTAVSPGDSTFFKPPSITPTKKVLMEIGDIGQMVPNMKLERKPSAGEGDDADRSTASILKKKKRALSSNNSFFSGCTPIREEA